Proteins encoded within one genomic window of Glycine soja cultivar W05 chromosome 1, ASM419377v2, whole genome shotgun sequence:
- the LOC114409127 gene encoding probable mannitol dehydrogenase, whose product MAAQAEIEHPRKAFGWAARDSSGLLSPFNFCRREPGEKDVAFRVLYCGICHSDLHSIKNEWGTSIYPMVPGHEVAGVVTEVGSKVEKFKVGDKVGVGCLVDSCRTCQNCCDNLENYCPQSTFTYGAKYRDGTITYGGYSDSMVAEEHFVVRIPDRLPLDAAAPLLCAGITVYSPLRYYGLDKPGLHVGVVGLGGLGHMAVKFAKAFGAKVTVISTSPNKKEEAIQNLGADSFLISRDQDQVQAAMGTFDGIIDTVSAVHPLLPLIGLLKSHGKLVMVGAPEKPLELPVFPLLAGRKIVAGTLIGGLMETQEMIDFAAKHNVKPDIEVIPMDYVNTAMERLLKADVKYRFVIDIGNTLKF is encoded by the exons ATGGCAGCACAAGCTGAAATTGAGCATCCTAGGAAGGCATTCGGATGGGCAGCTAGGGATTCTTCCGGTCTTCTCTCCCCTTTCAATTTCTGCAGAAG GGAACCCGGTGAGAAAGATGTGGCATTCAGAGTGTTGTACTGTGGGATATGCCACTCGGACCTCCACAGCATAAAGAACGAATGGGGCACTTCCATCTATCCAATGGTTCCTGG GCATGAGGTAGCTGGTGTAGTAACAGAGGTGGGAAGCAAAGTAGAGAAGTTCAAAGTTGGGGACAAGGTTGGTGTGGGATGCCTGGTTGATTCCTGCCGCACCTGCCAAAACTGCTGTGACAATCTTGAGAATTATTGTCCTCAATCTACGTTCACATATGGTGCCAAATATAGAGATGGCACCATCACATATGGAGGCTACTCTGACTCAATGGTTGCTGAAGAGCATTTTGTGGTTCGCATTCCAGATAGATTACCACTTGATGCTGCTGCACCTCTTCTTTGTGCTGGCATCACTGTGTATAGCCCTCTCAGATATTATGGACTTGACAAGCCTGGTCTGCATGTGGGTGTGGTTGGTCTTGGTGGACTAGGCCATATGGCTGTCAAGTTTGCCAAAGCTTTTGGTGCTAAGGTCACAGTAATAAGTACTTCACcaaacaaaaaggaagaagCAATACAAAATCTTGGAGCTGATTCCTTTCTAATAAGCCGGGACCAAGATCAGGTGCAG GCTGCAATGGGTACTTTTGATGGTATTATTGACACAGTTTCTGCCGTTCATCCTCTCTTACCTCTCATTGGTTTGCTCAAGTCTCATGGAAAGCTTGTAATGGTTGGTGCACCGGAGAAGCCTCTGGAACTGCCTGTTTTTCCTTTACTTGCGG GGAGAAAGATAGTTGCTGGCACTCTGATTGGAGGGCTAATGGAGACGCAAGAAATGATTGATTTTGCAGCGAAACACAATGTGAAACCTGACATTGAAGTCATTCCTATGGACTATGTCAACACAGCAATGGAGCGCCTCCTTAAAGCAGATGTTAAATATCGATTTGTTATTGATATTGGAAACACACTGAAATTCTGA